One genomic region from Lynx canadensis isolate LIC74 chromosome E1, mLynCan4.pri.v2, whole genome shotgun sequence encodes:
- the LOC115501466 gene encoding olfactory receptor 3A2: MEPEVGVNRTSVTEFILLGLVETEQLQSVVFVVFLFAYLLTVGGNLSILAAILVEPKLHTPMYFFLGNLSVLDVGCITVTVPSMLARLLSHKRTVPYRACLTQLFFFHLLAGMDCFLLTVMAYDRFLAICRPLTYSTRMSKTVQRMLVVVSWALGFTNALNHTLTLTTLNFCGPNVINHFYCDLPQLFQLSCSSTQLNELLLFVAAAFMAVTPLVLITVSYAHVAAAVLQIRSVEGRKKAFSTCGSHLTVVCLFYGTGIFNYMRLGSEESSDKDKGVGVFNTVINPMLNPLIYSLRNPDVQGALWRVLVGKQSLT, from the coding sequence ATGGAACCAGAAGTTGGGGTTAACAGGACATCTGTTACTGAGTTCATTCTACTCGGCCTAGTGGAAACAGAACAGCTGCAGTCTGTGGTCTTTGTAGTCTTCCTCTTTGCCTATCTGCTCACAGTTGGGGGCAACCTCAGCATCCTGGCCGCCATCTTGGTGGagcccaaactccacacccccatgtacttcttcctggggAACTTATCGGTGCTGGACGTTGGGTGCATCACCGTCACTGTTCCCTCAATGTTGGCCCGTCTCCTGTCCCACAAGCGTACCGTTCCCTATAGAGCCTGCCTCACACAGCTTTTCTTCTTTCACCTCCTGGCTGGTATGGACTGCTTCCTATTGACAGTGATGGCCTATGACCGATTCTTGGCCATCTGCCGGCCCCTCACCTACAGCACCCGAATGAGCAAGACAGTCCAGAGGATGTTGGTGGTTGTGTCCTGGGCTTTGGGTTTCACCAATGCATTAAATCACACTCTTACCCTAACCACCCTGAACTTCTGTGGTCCCAATGTGATCAATCACTTCTACTGTGACCTCCCACAGCTCTTCCAGCTCTCCTGCTCCAGCACCCAACTCAATGAGCTGCTGCTCTTCGTAGCAGCAGCCTTCATGGCTGTAACCCCCTTGGTCCTCATCACTGTGTCTTATGCACACGTGGCAGCTGCTGTCCTACAAATCCGTTCAGTGGAAGGTAGAAAGAAGGCCTTTTCCACATGTGGCTCCCACCTCACAGTGGTTTGCCTCTTCTATGGTACTGGTATCTTCAACTACATGCGTCTTGGTTCCGAGGAGTCTTCAGACAAGGATAAAGGGGTTGGGGTCTTTAATACTGTTATCAACCCCATGCTGAACCCTCTCATTTACAGTCTTAGAAATCCTGATGTTCAGGGCGCCCTGTGGCGGGTACTTGTGGGGAAGCAGTCACTGACTTAA